From Pyxicephalus adspersus chromosome 7, UCB_Pads_2.0, whole genome shotgun sequence, a single genomic window includes:
- the LOC140334737 gene encoding olfactory receptor 2T11-like, with product MLLSIDNRVSLAQCFTQMFFFFLASGAEDILLAVMAYDRYVAICKPLRYTKILNRRNCLHIMTGLWVAGCLNSIIFTMSACNMTFCGSNTIQQLYCDSKALTKIACDGTEPFNTVMYLEMLVFGLGSFLCSLTSYIKIITIIFRMKSEVGKKKVFSTCSSHLTVLMLYYSTAGSVYLMPQSKQFHLLDQVLTALYSTVTPILNPLIYSLRNQDVVRAFLRLIQLKDKCRSIILL from the coding sequence ATGTTGTTATCCATTGACAACAGAGTGTCGTTGGCTCAATGCTTCACCCAAATGTTCTTCTTCTTCCTGGCTTCAGGAGCAGAAGATATTCTCCTGGCGGTCATGGCTTACGACCGCTATGTCGCCATATGCAAACCCTTACGTTATACCAAGATTTTAAACCGTAGGAACTGTCTGCATATAATGACTGGCCTATGGGTAGCTGGGTGCTTAAATTCAATCATATTCACCATGTCCGCCTGCAACATGACCTTCTGTGGTTCCAACACCATTCAGCAACTCTACTGCGATTCCAAGGCTTTGACCAAGATCGCCTGTGACGGCACAGAGCCTTTCAATACAGTGATGTACCTGGAAATGTTAGTGTTTGGGCTCGGGTCATTTCTGTGCAGTTTAACATCTTACATTAAAATCATCACCATTATCTTCAGAATGAAATCCGAGGTCGGAAAGAAGAAAGtcttctccacctgctcatcccacctcACCGTTCTTATGCTTTATTATAGTACGGCCGGATCGGTATACCTAATGCCCCAGTCCAAACAATTCCATCTTCTAGATCAGGTCCTTACGGCCTTGTATTCAACCGTGACCCCAATATTAAACCCTCTCATCTACAGTCTACGTAATCAAGACGTTGTGAGGGCTTTTCTAAGGTTAATACAGCTTAAAGATAAATGTAGATCCATCATTTTGTTGTGA